A genomic window from Myxococcota bacterium includes:
- a CDS encoding mechanosensitive ion channel domain-containing protein: MSIARALTRFAAAAWLTTWLGGAALSARADVVPPPPSPAPLPGEAAAPAPPAEVIPAPEIVSRAEDAKNLVRRIHDQNTEGPLQQEIAERLPETSARLRERTARADALLEASPTLDALNDLDNEWRSRLDRLRTWRLGLTRIAQQIEADLRVLQGERELWERTRDAPEAAGLPPATRERISDTLSMVSGAERRLKDQRSQALTLQDEVASEELVVSSMVDRIARQRGDQSKHLFERDAPPLWSSEAWAPSGDPAFVPERVRAAVERKLDLLREFLTLSVARVQVELTIFAVALTLLLLARRRVTRSPAAADPALQMPTRIFERPISAALVVAISSTFWLMPRSPGVLSEVEALTLLIPVLRLLPPELVGGLRAGLIGLATLFFLGSIRGLLSASPTVERFLMLPETIGTIWLLAWVLRKDHADRLRGVGLFGPVAVPVSRVALAVCLGAAAANLFGQIQLSRVLLRGVLVTIYAGIAIYALVRFATGVVTAALRSDFARKLQSVRDHGELMRHRINGLQRWVGLLLWVGTSLRAMGLEPSVRSALVVMFQARLEVGTVSVSLGNVVAFFLAIWLSAQISRFLRFFLDEDVLPHVSLPRGVPAAISTGVHYTILAGGFVIAIGAAGIDLSKFGLIAGALGVGIGFGLQNVVNNFVSGLILLFERPVQTGDQIDIGPISGEVKRIGIRSSTVRTGEGADVIVPNATLISERLVNWTFSDRTRRFDLELTVGAGSDANKVIAILLETSRGRSEVLSLPEPVALFTRFADGGGLVFQLQIWCRVEIGSRVRSELLVALLEALRGAGIEIPFPQREVHLRVESRSE; encoded by the coding sequence GTGTCGATCGCGCGGGCGCTGACCCGATTCGCCGCCGCCGCCTGGCTCACCACCTGGCTCGGCGGAGCCGCGCTGTCCGCGCGGGCCGACGTGGTCCCGCCCCCGCCCTCGCCCGCGCCGCTGCCGGGCGAAGCCGCCGCCCCCGCCCCGCCGGCCGAGGTGATTCCCGCGCCCGAGATCGTGAGTCGCGCCGAGGACGCCAAGAACCTGGTGCGGCGCATCCACGACCAGAACACCGAGGGCCCGCTGCAGCAGGAGATCGCGGAGCGGCTGCCCGAGACCTCGGCGCGGCTGCGCGAGCGCACGGCGCGCGCCGACGCGCTGCTCGAAGCCTCGCCCACGCTCGACGCGCTGAACGACCTCGACAACGAGTGGCGCTCGCGCCTCGACCGGCTGCGGACCTGGCGCCTGGGACTGACCCGCATCGCGCAGCAGATCGAGGCCGACCTGCGCGTGCTGCAGGGCGAGCGCGAGCTGTGGGAGCGCACGCGCGACGCGCCCGAGGCCGCGGGGCTGCCGCCGGCCACGCGCGAGCGCATCTCCGACACACTCTCCATGGTGAGCGGCGCGGAGCGCCGGCTGAAGGACCAGCGCAGCCAGGCGCTCACGCTGCAGGACGAGGTCGCGAGCGAAGAGCTCGTGGTGAGCTCGATGGTCGACCGCATCGCGCGGCAGCGCGGCGACCAGAGCAAGCACCTGTTCGAGCGCGACGCGCCGCCACTGTGGAGCTCCGAGGCGTGGGCGCCGTCCGGCGACCCCGCGTTCGTACCCGAGAGAGTGCGCGCCGCGGTCGAGCGCAAGCTCGACCTGTTGCGCGAGTTCCTCACGCTCTCGGTCGCGCGCGTGCAGGTCGAGCTCACGATCTTCGCGGTGGCACTCACGCTGCTGTTGCTGGCGCGCCGGCGAGTCACCCGCTCGCCCGCGGCCGCGGACCCGGCCCTGCAAATGCCCACGCGCATCTTCGAGCGCCCGATCTCGGCCGCGCTGGTGGTGGCGATCAGCTCGACCTTCTGGCTCATGCCGCGCTCGCCCGGGGTGCTGTCCGAGGTCGAGGCGCTCACCCTGCTGATCCCCGTGCTGCGCCTGCTTCCGCCCGAGCTGGTCGGCGGCCTGCGCGCGGGGCTGATCGGGCTGGCCACGCTGTTCTTCCTGGGCTCGATCCGCGGGCTGCTCTCGGCCTCGCCCACCGTCGAGCGCTTCCTCATGCTGCCGGAGACGATCGGCACGATCTGGCTGCTCGCCTGGGTGCTGCGCAAGGACCACGCGGACCGGCTGCGCGGGGTCGGGCTGTTCGGCCCGGTGGCCGTGCCGGTGTCTCGCGTGGCCCTGGCCGTGTGTCTCGGGGCGGCCGCCGCCAACCTGTTCGGCCAGATCCAGCTCTCGCGCGTGCTCTTGCGCGGCGTGCTCGTGACCATCTACGCCGGCATCGCGATCTACGCGCTGGTGCGCTTCGCGACCGGCGTGGTGACGGCCGCGCTGCGCAGTGACTTTGCGCGCAAGCTGCAGTCGGTGCGCGATCACGGCGAGCTGATGCGCCACCGAATCAACGGCCTGCAGCGCTGGGTCGGGCTCTTGTTGTGGGTCGGCACCTCGCTGCGCGCGATGGGGCTCGAGCCCAGCGTGCGCAGCGCGCTGGTCGTCATGTTCCAGGCGCGGCTCGAGGTCGGCACGGTGTCGGTCAGCCTCGGCAACGTGGTGGCGTTCTTCCTCGCGATCTGGCTCTCGGCGCAGATCTCGCGCTTCCTGCGCTTCTTCCTCGACGAGGACGTGCTGCCGCACGTGTCACTGCCGCGCGGCGTGCCGGCGGCCATCTCGACCGGCGTCCACTACACGATCCTGGCGGGCGGCTTCGTGATCGCGATCGGGGCGGCGGGCATCGACCTGTCGAAGTTCGGCCTGATCGCCGGCGCGCTGGGCGTGGGTATCGGCTTCGGCCTGCAGAACGTGGTCAACAACTTCGTGTCGGGTCTGATCCTGCTGTTCGAGAGACCCGTGCAGACCGGCGACCAGATCGACATCGGGCCGATCTCGGGCGAGGTGAAGCGTATCGGCATCCGCTCCAGCACGGTGCGCACCGGCGAAGGCGCCGACGTGATCGTGCCCAACGCCACGCTGATCTCCGAGAGACTGGTGAACTGGACTTTCTCGGACCGCACGCGGCGCTTCGACCTCGAGCTCACCGTGGGCGCCGGCTCCGACGCCAACAAGGTGATTGCGATCCTGCTCGAGACCTCCCGCGGCCGCTCCGAGGTGCTGTCA